One genomic segment of Ipomoea triloba cultivar NCNSP0323 chromosome 9, ASM357664v1 includes these proteins:
- the LOC116028512 gene encoding receptor-like protein kinase FERONIA, producing MAADKSFLVVLSFVLLALVRVSLAADYVPTDKILLNCGGPDGVTDQDNRKWTTDVGSKFLLGTGKSSTSSADSQKPSVPQVPFMTARTFQSEFTYSFPVAPGRKFLRLYFYPASYNGLNATNSLFSVRVGEFTLLKNFSAAQTTEALNFDFVVKEFSINVGETLNVTFTPAPNSPNSFAFVNGIEVVSHPDIYNTADGTTMIVGQNSPLNIDNSTALESVYRVNVGGNVISPSSDTGMFRSWDEDSKYIFSAGSGVTETADDYNMTIRYPPGMPTYVAPVEVYKTLRSMGPNGSVNANSNLTWYFSVDSGFFYLVRLHFCEFTTIITKVNQRVFIIYLNNQTAETEADAIAWAGNKNGVPTYQDYGVFVPKGDPQVDLWLALHPKPGSNYLDAILNGLEIFKVSDTLGNLAGLNPVPSVQSEIDPFIPSSVSGKSKNHKAAIGGGIGGGIAAALVLIGLVICVVTRRRSHGKDTSTSDAQSGWLPLSLYGNSHSAGSAKTNTTGSYTSSLPSNLCRHFSFAEIKAGTKNFDEALLLGVGGFGKVYRGEIDGGTKVAIKRGNPLSEQGVHEFQTEIEMLSKLRHRHLVSLIGYCEENCEMILVYDYMAYGTLREHLYKTQKPPLPWKQRLEICIGAARGLHYLHTGAKHTIIHRDVKTTNILLDEKWVAKVSDFGLSKTGPTLDHTHVSTVVKGSFGYLDPEYFRRQQLTEKSDVYSFGVVLFEILCARPALNPTLAKEQVSLAEWALHCHNKGILDQITDPYLKGKIAPECFKKFAETAVKCVADVGTDRPSMGDVLWNLEFALQLQESAEESGKGLGGIDIEEGFDVTCKGKKDPDASPGFDASMTDSRSSGISMSIGGRSLASEDSDGLTPSAVFSQIMNPKGR from the coding sequence ATGGCTGCGGATAAGTCTTTCCTTGTAGTTTTGAGCTTTGTTTTACTGGCGTTGGTTCGAGTGTCGTTGGCTGCGGATTATGTGCCGACTGATAAGATTCTATTGAATTGTGGAGGCCCTGATGGGGTTACTGATCAAGATAATAGGAAATGGACAACAGATGTTGGGTCTAAGTTCCTCTTGGGGACGGGGAAGTCGAGTACTTCCTCTGCTGATTCTCAGAAACCGTCTGTTCCCCAAGTTCCTTTTATGACAGCTCGAACGTTCCAATCTGAGTTCACCTATAGTTTCCCGGTGGCACCTGGGAGGAAGTTTCTTCGGCTGTATTTCTATCCCGCGTCTTATAATGGCCTCAATGCCACCAATTCGTTGTTCTCGGTGAGAGTTGGGGAGTTTACCCTTCTGAAGAACTTCAGTGCAGCCCAGACTACTGAAGCTCTGAACTTCGATTTTGTGGTGAAGGAGTTCTCCATTAATGTGGGCGAGACTCTGAATGTGACTTTCACACCAGCCCCAAACAGTCCCAACTCTTTTGCGTTTGTGAATGGGATTGAGGTTGTTTCGCATCCCGATATTTACAATACTGCAGATGGAACTACCATGATTGTTGGACAAAATTCTCCATTGAACATTGATAATAGTACTGCACTTGAGAGCGTTTATCGGGTGAATGTTGGTGGCAATGTCATATCACCATCAAGTGATACCGGGATGTTTAGGTCCTGGGATGAAGATTCAAAGTACATATTTTCGGCGGGCAGTGGGGTCACGGAGACTGCAGATGATTATAATATGACAATCCGCTATCCTCCAGGAATGCCAACTTATGTTGCCCCAGTGGAGGTCTATAAAACTCTTAGATCAATGGGTCCAAATGGAAGTGTTAATGCGAATTCCAATTTGACATGGTATTTTTCTGTTGACTCGGGGTTCTTCTACCTTGTCAGACTTCACTTCTGTGAGTTCACTACCATTATCACCAAAGTCAATCAGAGGGTTTTCATCATCTACCTGAACAATCAAACTGCAGAGACGGAAGCTGATGCAATTGCTTGGGCAGGTAATAAAAATGGAGTTCCCACGTATCAGGATTACGGGGTGTTTGTTCCTAAAGGGGATCCACAGGTAGATCTTTGGCTTGCACTACATCCAAAACCGGGGTCTAATTATTTGGATGCGATTTTGAATGGATTGGAAATATTTAAAGTAAGTGACACTCTGGGAAATCTTGCTGGCCTCAATCCAGTCCCATCTGTGCAATCAGAAATCGATCCGTTTATTCCATCTTCGGTATCAGGAAAGTCGAAGAATCATAAAGCAGCTATTGGTGGAGGGATTGGCGGTGGAATTGCTGCTGCCCTAGTACTCATTGGATTGGTCATTTGTGTCGTCACCCGACGTCGTAGCCACGGGAAGGATACAAGTACAAGCGATGCACAATCCGGTTGGCTTCCTCTTTCCTTGTACGGGAATTCACATTCTGCTGGTTCTGCAAAGACAAACACCACGGGAAGTTACACCTCCTCGTTACCATCGAACCTTTGCCGCCACTTTTCATTTGCTGAGATCAAAGCTGGCACTAAAAACTTTGATGAAGCTCTTCTTCTTGGAGTGGGAGGTTTCGGGAAAGTATATCGGGGAGAAATCGATGGTGGCACGAAAGTTGCTATTAAACGTGGTAACCCGTTGTCAGAACAAGGTGTTCACGAATTTCAAACCGAAATTGAAATGCTTTCTAAGCTTCGCCACCGACACCTTGTATCTTTGATTGGATACTGCGAAGAGAATTGTGAAATGATCCTTGTCTATGACTACATGGCATATGGAACCCTTCGCGAGCACCTCTACAAGACCCAAAAGCCTCCGTTGCCATGGAAGCAAAGGCTCGAGATTTGTATAGGTGCTGCTCGTGGATTACACTATCTTCACACCGGTGCCAAGCATACCATCATCCACCGCGATGTGAAAACCACTAACATCCTCTTGGACGAGAAGTGGGTGGCAAAAGTTTCTGATTTCGGGTTGTCGAAGACAGGTCCCACTTTGGATCACACCCATGTAAGTACTGTAGTTAAGGGTAGTTTTGGATATCTGGATCCCGAATACTTCAGAAGACAGCAACTCACTGAGAAGTCAGATGTCTATTCGTTCGGTGTTGTACTTTTCGAGATTTTATGTGCCCGCCCCGCATTGAACCCAACCCTTGCCAAGGAGCAAGTGAGCTTAGCAGAATGGGCTTTGCATTGCCATAATAAGGGCATTCTTGATCAAATCACAGACCCTTATTTGAAGGGTAAGATTGCACCCGAATGCTTCAAGAAATTCGCAGAGACAGCAGTGAAGTGTGTAGCTGATGTTGGAACGGATAGGCCCTCGATGGGCGATGTTCTTTGGAACCTCGAATTCGCTCTACAACTTCAAGAGAGTGCAGAGGAGAGCGGGAAGGGGCTCGGAGGGATAGACATCGAAGAGGGCTTTGATGTCACTTGTAAAGGCAAGAAGGACCCCGATGCATCCCCCGGTTTCGATGCAAGCATGACTGATTCACGAAGCAGCGGGATTTCAATGAGCATTGGTGGCCGGAGTCTCGCCAGTGAAGACTCGGACGGGTTGACACCCAGCGCCGTCTTCTCTCAGATCATGAACCCGAAGGGACGTTGA